The genomic interval tctttcctcaatgaaagaaagaaattggcagcatgagctttcagagacttcagtctacttcctcagatgcatgtaacacagtccaatgctcaaactatgtACTAAGCCACGGTGCTCCTCTAAGCCTATTTGGATCTGAACTCAAAACCAGTCTGCCAGTATATCTTGTAGCACTGACTGAAACAAAAGCTGGCAACATGAACTTTCATGGAGTTGAGCCTATTTCTTCAaacaaacatgcatctgaggaagcggacTCCAGGCTCaagtctgtgtgccttcaagtcgttccttaCTTACGATGGCCCTAAGGCAACCTAGCATGAGGTTTTCCTGCATCTAATGCACCCGAGgaacatattattattagtatacaCACAAACAAGCTTCTTGATCTAAGAAGGCATAGGACCTTGAATACATAGCAATCCAATGGGGCTTATCTGGTCCTCCCCCCTTAACTCCAAGGTAAAGCTGGACTATCTGGAGAAGGCTAAAAGGCTACCAGCCTCTCACACATTAGAGTTGCATCCAcattggggaaataatccggtttggcaccactttaattcttTGTCTGACTCTttacactccaactcccagaattccaaagccttgagccagacacagagttaaagcggtgccaaaccggattatttccccagtgtggatgcaaccctaaCAATCTATACTGGACTACGGCTTTTCGGGCCTCTAGCAAGGCCCACAGCCCCCTCCTCACAATAGCCGCCCATTCCTCTTCCGTTTGGACCccgatgaggaggaggaggcccaccgcttctcttctctctcccctcaaggctcctccataGACCCCTCGTGTCCCCGccattcctcctctgtctccATAGCAACCAACCCCCTCAACTCGAGGGGGGCGAAAGAGGCGAGGCGCATGCACACCAAGGCCTCCCCTGGCCGCCTACCTGGGGTCCCTTAGAGAGGCAGAGGCGGCTCCGCAGCTCCCTCCGGCTCCCGGGCCCGGcccttccccctctccctccttcgCTCGCTCCCTCTCTCTGCTTCCGGCTCTCCGCTCACTAGACGTCACTTCCGCTTTCCTCTTCAACCAAAGGCCCGAggaccccccccctctctctctctcctttgtaAAGGAGGTGACCCTGGACTCGCCGGAAGTGAcgtcccttctttcttcccttttaacTCCAATTGcggaaaacaacaaccaaaaaagctTTGCTGTAGGGGAACTGTGAGCGAAGGGGGAGTTTAAAGGTGTGGTGGCGGAAGTGACGTAACGAAAAGGACGGAAGTTTTTTCCTGACACAGTGGtcgcccccaaactgtgccctttaaacgattttggacttcagctcccagaagcctcagccacgttgggcaataatgtgggattctgggagttgaagtccaaagtcccttaaagagcacagtttcagGACTACGGCGCATGTTCCTTggtttaaatcagtggttcccctCCAAACAGCTCTTtatgggattttggacttcaactcccagaatcccagactattggccaacatggctgaggattctgggagctgaagtccaaaatcttttaaagggcagtttttgagggggaaccactgatttaaataaACATGTGTTAAGGCAGTGGTCTgatctttaagggattttggacttcagctcccagagtcccagagTATTGCTCATCATGGCTCAGGATTCTGGGActctggagtccaaaatctcttaaagggcacagtttggggggcCACTGAGTTAAATAATACGTAGCTTCTGTCCTAGGTTTTTTCTGTCTCTTGCATCAGCTGGTGGCATAagctcctcttcccccctcccaaataacATTGCTTGgttgttttggggttgttttcTGCAtccaagtggtttctgacttacagcaaccctaaggctaccCTATGaagaagttttcttggcaagatttgtctagaggaggtttgccattgccttcccctgaggctgagagagtgtgacttggccagggtcacccagcgggtttcatcatggccaagctggaaattgaactttggcctccagagttgtagtccaacactcaaatgctACCCTGGCTCTcttatttatgtattcatttacTGCATTTATACATCGCTCTTCAgcccaaaaggctctcagagcagcttacagatagagcccaaacagacagaccaaaataaagctgtttcgggtcactttggagatatgttgtttaaatgacacacacatcaagaggccagaagctgtgccaaaggtgcactctagtccttaggactggagcatggcttttgcatggcttccagactcttaggacgcatgcataattgaaaaagcatacctctaaagtgactgaagcagctttattttggcctgtctgttcaggcccatagttaatTAGACCttttcctgccctcaggattacaatctaaaaaagacatgacacaaaagaagggaatagcagtgaggaaggggaataagcccagtggttcttctctccctctgaggcctggaccagatgaactggaaagagggctcttcttcttactttaggccaggcctggtggagcttgccagcttttctctccctctcaggctggatgATGTCAAATGGcaaaccctccaacatttcccacATGATAATTGGGGACAGGAGGCCAAGCATCATCAAAgcttggtcaagatggcaaaagttattgatgaggaagaaaagacaagctgggataggctgctgcagtttgcttttgcctgctcCTACAGACAAAGGCAAGGCTCTGCCACCTCCTCTCCCGCCTGCTGccttaattgagtgcaaactacttctgcactttgaactcaggctgctgcaattgaagtaaactgaggataagagaggaaagagaaaatgggatttttttcgaAGCAGTTGAAAAAATGGAAGGACAGATTATTGCTGAGGACTGGCCCTGCCATTTCAGGGCAGTATGCTATCAAAATTGACCTATAGATTTGGCATCATGTACAGTACTTTGCAGCTGTGTGTGTGGCCAGGAATATAGAATGAAAACATATTGAAAACCtctaagaggaaaagaaggaaggaggttGTGGGTATATTATGATGCCATGTGATGTGGGTGGAAGCCCACATAAATGTAGGTTCcagaggaaatcaagcctgaactctccctagaagccaaaatgactaaatttaggctgtcttactttggacaCCACAAGGTAAACGTGACTCattggaaagacaataatgcttggtaaagtggaagggaaGAGGTAGATAGACTCCAGGCCAAAAGAGCAGTGCTTCCCCATGCTTCATGTTGTCCTGTCTAGATAATGCAGGCCATTAGCACTGGTCTGGGGTCTGGACATTGATTTGGCAATCCTGGACCGATTCTGGCCCACAGGAGCCTTAATCCAGTCCAAAAAGACTGACTGCTGGGGTTTCCAGGAAACCGCAGACACAGCCCACAAACTAAAAGGATTCCATACACTCTATacctgctgctgccattgcaTCCATCCCAAAGTCCCCCATCACAACCTCTTGACATTGGAAGAGGGCATCTGGCCATATAGTGGTTGCCAAGTGCTCCATTTCTGCCCTTATGGGTTGTGACAGGGAACTCAGGATGGATGAAACGGCAGTGGCAGCAGTTCCATGGTGAGGGGTGTGTGTCTGTCACTGCACCACCTCAGGGACTGACCTGGGTTGGAACTATCTGCTCAGGCCCTTGGTCAAGAAAGCTATGGTCTTCTATAATAAGGTATGCAAACCTTATTGTGGCTATTAGTAACAGGAtgtcttggaggcctctcattcagaCATCCAAAGTAACAGGTTTTTTGGCAATTAACAATTGGGTGGAAACTGTTGAAGGAACTAGGATTAGGGAGAAAAGTGGGTCTTATCTCAGCCAGACAGACCTGAATTAGTGTCATGTTTGAGAGGTTACACCATGTGGGCCTGAGAGGGATAAGAATCACATAAAGTCTGcgtactccctcagagtgtactggagtctgcttccttagaggtctttaaacagaggctggatggacatctgtcatggatgctttgatttagatttcctgcatggcaggaggttggattggatggcccttgcggtctcttccaactctatgattctatacttaaAAATACAGATGTTAGAAATATGTTAGAAACATCTCATATCCTGCATGCTAGATCTGCCTGAGCACCAGTACTTTGGTTTTGAAAAGCAACTACTGATGGTCTTGCTTCTCTCTCCGATTCATGGCCTATCCTGTAATTGCTATGGGATATGGTTCCTGTTTATGTGATATACCCACCTGACAGTTCTTTCAGATAAGGAGTTACATTGTCATTCTTTGCAAATTTATTGCTGGTATTGAATACCCAAGATAATGTAACAAGCACTGTCAAATTGACAGGTACTTCTATACCTCATGCTTACCAAAAATGCTACTAACAAATACTGTGTTAGAATGGCTACCAGCTTTAACTGTTTTAAGTATTTGGGAGGCCGGTATTCTCCAAAGCACATCTGTGAAGCCTTTTAGCATTCTCCAGATAGTCCAACTTTAGCTTGGAGTTAAGGGGAAGGATCATAGCCCATTGGGTTGGTATGTGTTCAAGGTCCTATAGCCTCACACAAGGTGAGAACAAATATGTGCCTGTGGCCCTGCAGAGCTACTACAAGCTGGAGAAGGAAGTCATGGGCAAGGGGATCCATTGGCTTCCATCAACACAAACAGCAGCTTGTACACCTTTTGGTATATAACTCTCAGCTTCAAGGCACAGGCAGGGCTGAAGGCTTATAGCTAAAGCTTAACTTCTTTAGAATAGGCACAATGCAAACTTCAGTCTAATGATATCTGTTTTTTGCTAGAACCCAGAAATGCACCAGTCAGAGCTTAATGGAAACTACTTCTACTTCAGATTAAAGTATTCAGAATGCAAGAATCTGTTCTGAGCCTGAGGAAAGTTTTCAGCCTTCCAGATAAAAATCTATTTATGTATTATCTGATATATATCCTGCCCTCCTCCATTATGAGACAGAAGGCAGATAACAGTTTGGGTAAGTactaattatttttttcatttgagcAATATAATGCAGAGCTGGTGGAGCAGGGGGGTTATTGCTGCTCTTCGTGAACAACGGAAATCCTTCCAGATCTGCTGGAAATCACCTTAGGATGCACGTTCTGCTCATCCCAGgtttagaagaagaaaacaggCAATTGCAATGTTTAAATAGATTCTCTTTATTTCTAGAGGTCCGTGAGTCAAGTATCACAGCTCCGGAGACATTTTGATGTTTTGGGCACGGACCAGGAGTGTCGTCAGTCACCAGGAGAAGCTGGACATCACACATAAAGGCATACTGAGGTTAGGGGAGGGGAGTGAGTGAGGGGAAGGAAGAAGCCAAGACCTCTGGGTTCTTTCATGGCAAGGCAAAGATTTCCATTCTCCCTCACAagagaagcaggcagaaaagGGGTGGGGTGGAGGGTAGAGGCAGaagtgaagaaaaaaacaacagacacCACAGTAGCTCAGGCACAACGTTACAACAAAAGAGCAGACAGTGCAACCAAGCCTCTGATTTTAATAGGCATGGTTGGCTACAAAGAGGGACTCAGCAGCAGCTCCACTTTTGCCAGATGAAACGTATTTGCCTTGGCAGGCAAGGCTGTTGGcctgtaaaaaaaattaataggtGTTGGAATCAGTTtcatcttaaaaaagaaaaggcatgccACACATTGCCTGTATCATCATATCTTCCCTTGTTAGGCAGCAGAGAAACTGagatttcagttcccagctccCCTCAGTGAAGGCATATTAAACTCCTGCTCTCTGTCTGGAAAGGCAGAGAATGCAAGTAACCAAGAAGTACAAATAAAGCTTTCCCATCTGCCATCCATCCTTTGCCCTCTCCTCCCAAAATGGCTGGAAGTACAGAAACTGGGGAGCCTGGGTCCCAAAGAGACTGTGGCCCTGTGTATAACAGGCCACTCTCCTGGTCCCACCAAAACTGTTCTATTTTTCTAGCCATCCAAATTGCTTGCATTTACTCTTTTTCTAAATATGACAgcatatttaaaatgtttgaatttCTCCCAAAAACGAGTTTCTCCCAAAGATGATCGCTATTTAGGAACTGAAGTCTCTTTTAACCTCGCCTCAGCTTTATCTGTCACAACCCCTGAGCTCATATGGAATTGAAACTACTCAGGGCCTTGCTTTGATCCCACTACCATGGATAAAGTAGCCTAAGCAAAACATACCAATGCACGCTTGATGTACTCCTCCTGGGCATTCTTGAGGTTCTCCTTCTTTCCACTCCAGGCCTTGAGGGCAGAGGCTTGCAGGGCACGGCCATAGGAGAAGGTCAGGGCCCATGGCTTGTGCAGGGGGCATTTGTTGATGGCATTCAGGTTCATAGAAGCCTCTTCCTCACTTTGACCACCAGACAGGAAGGTGATTCCTGTGATCATACAAGGTAACAaagaatgatatatatatatatatatatatatatgcatatgcacatACATGAATGGAGCACAACTTgtgcccaattttttttaaaagcaagtagaAGAGGAAATGCAGTAAGAAAAGGGTGGATTTAAAATCTGAAATGGGGTAGAGTTTCCACTGAAGACTTTATGGGGGAGAACATTTGGAAGCGAAATCAGACGGATGTTTTCCTTCTGACTTCTGAATCACTGCCTTATCACTTTAGAAAGTTGTTCCAAGTAAGTAGGTGGAAaaggaggcaccagatcccatctcatcttggaaactaagcagggtcagtctgaGTGTTCCATGCCTAATAAAACCTTATAAAAATaatgatatatacacacacgtacaTGAATGGAGCATAACTTgtgccccattttttaaaagcaagtggaACAGGAAACGTCCCAACCAGACTATGCTCTCTAGGTAGCaagcagcagcagggagggaaAAAACAATGTTGGAGTCAgtcctctgagtcctctgacCAGATTCATATATTACCACTCACACAATAAACCCACTTCCATAACATGAATCATCAACAGCTAGGTTTATAGAAACCCTGGTACAGATATACAGTTCTGCAGGactattacttttttattttagttattttatttatttatatcccaccttcctcctggtacagAGACTCAAGGAGGCTACCACTTTGCCAAAGAAGTGCAGGAATCTGCAAGATCACACATTTATTTTGGACAGGAAAGTAAACAGGCATTCCTTGACACCCCTCCCCTCTTTTCTTACCAGGCACAGCTGGGGGCACAGTGCGGCGCAGGGCAGTAACCGTTGCCATGGCAATTTCCTCAGGAGTGTATTTGTGGGTGCAAGCATGGCCACCTGTCACCATGTTTGGCTTGAGCAGGGTCCCCTccagatagatgtgatggtcaCTCAGGGCCTTGTACACTGCAGCCAGAACCTGTCCATGGTGTAATGGGCAGAGGTCAGTGCTAGTAAAGTATGTGTCAGGATCATATCTTCAAGTTCATACTGGAAACAAAGACCACTATTGtgacagagattccacctatatATACTAATAAGCTTCCTCTTTTCAGCATCTCTCACCTTTTCTGTCACATATTGGCAGCGTTTGAGATCGTGGTCACCATCAGGGAGGATTTCAGGTTCCACAATAGGAACAATCCCATTCTGGAATTAAAAGGGATAGCAGATGATCAACAGAATCCCAAGCAGGTAGTGGAGaagacaataaaaaataaaaaattcaaagttgcaagaaaaacactgaaattgCATGACTAAAATTTAACTCCTCTgaccaaatatattttaaacacctATAAGGTGTTTTTGCTAGATTATAAATGTCTAGATTACTAGACAAATGTCTAAATCACTAGACATTTGCTAGATTGCTGCaaatgctgctattccacttcaactgaaggagagacatttagaattccagccagaaagctcttaggcctcactgaacatCTGGGGAATGCAACAGAAGGCCgctagagcagtaaaagtggaatagtagcactacaAGAGTGTCGTGTGGCAATCTCCAGTGTTTTCAGACACAAATCAAAAGCTAAGTagagcgggcccttggtatccatagggATTTGGATCCAGGGTTCCTGTGgacagcaaaatccatggatgctcaagtcccattatacacaatggtgtggtaaaatgtgtctcttatataaaatggcaaaatcaagatttgcttttttggattttttgtttgcttaatatttccaagctgtgtaatggttgaatctgtggatacggggggccaactgtatgtcTTAACGCCTTCTCAGGTCAAGTACACAATAGCTGGAAATTCCATATAGTGTAGGACTCTTGCAATTGCATGTTACAACTTATTAAATTACTTGGTGCCCTCTTGTAGCAAGAATGGGTACTACAGTTAGAGAAAACAGCCTCCACCCACTAGCAAAATAATGACACTGAAAGTCCTTGGGAAATTTCCCAGAGTAGTCTTCTGTGAAGCATACAAAACCGCCATTTCAACACTGTCTGTAACTCAACTGTAACATGCATTTAAGGAGCTACCTTGCTGAGAATCAGTCTGTTGGCCCAGCAAGCCTGGTACCATATATGCTAAATGGCAATTGCTCTCTATAATCACAAGATCTTTCCCAAACCTGCTACCCAAATCACAGCTTAAATCTGGGTTTTTCTATGCACTGTACACATGCTCTGTCATCACATCATTTCCCTGATAAGAAAGTTCCACCAGGAACTAGCCACCCTCCAGTTAACTACCTTCCTTCATCCAAAAATCATTTTGTACCCACCTGCTGGCAGATGCTGGCATAACGGGCAAGTACATTGGCATTCTCAATGATTGCCAGGTGGGAAGGGGTGGTTGGAGTGATCTTCAGGACACAACGCCACTTGGCAAAGTCAGCACCATCCTTCTTGTACTGGGCACAGCGTTCAGCCAATCCATCAAGACCTACACAGGCATGAGAAGGTTAAGGACCAGAGTTCTCTGAACAGCCATACTATTCCCTCGTCTTGGgtttctttctttacttctgaTTCTGCCCAAAACTTGTTTCATCCCCCAGTCACTCACCCTGGGTGGTGGTCTCTCCATTTGTCCCAGCAAGGGGCACAACACCTTTGTCAACCTGTGAGGAGGAAAGAGTAAAGTTTgtcaaaccaaaccccagccactTTTATCTGCTTGAGCCACCCATCTTatcatccaattaaaaaaaaatcactagtaGGGAAACAGGGGTTTTGTATGTAGatagctcttgtagcaccttatagactaactgaaagaaagaaattggcagtatgagatttcatagacataagtctacttcctcagatactttttgaagtagactgaaatctacgaaagttcatgctgccaatttctttctttcagttagtctcttaAGGTGTGTGTTTTTCTTAAAATAGTGACTCctacttttcatttttcattataaTTCACCATAATTCCACCTAATTCCCAAAAGTCCTTTGGGTCACaaacaatataatttttataCTCTTAAATAGATATTTTGGAGCCAGTGTAGCGGTTTAAATGCTGGACTggtctggagaccggggttcaaatccctgcttggccatggaaactcattggtgaccttgggcaagtcagagaagaggaaagacaaaccttctttgaacaaatcttgccagaaaaaccctgtgatagggtcagtgtaagtcaaaaacaacttgaaggcacacaacaacaaagtaaaggtTTATTTCCCCAACAGCCTTGACAGAGTAAATGTGTTTTGTGAAGCTGTCATGATCGCTGattttgaaaagagaaaataGTTAATTCTGCTGAAAAAGGTAACAGAGAGTTTCTCTTGCAAATGTAGCACAATGCTGAAACCTCTCTTTTCCAACCCCAAAGAACCCAAGAGTCTCATTTTTCATTCATATCATTCATTCATATAAAAATTAAGGACATTTCAAGGACTTTGGGATTTCAGTATTTAGTCAGTTCTTCAAGGTGGTTAAAAAGTTGCCTGCTTACAATTGGTCAGATGTTGAGGAAGGGTTATACTATTTCTTAATAGTACACTATTTCTTAATGTGCCTTAATACTATCCTCTTCTCCCCTCTCGTAtattgttcgatccagctattttgttgtatggttttaatggtatggttttatggttgtaatataATCGTcttttagagtattttgtatagcttttaatTGGTTATGGGAAGTTTCTTTACACTGTTGGGGTtatatgttgttataattgtatcatttatgttgtaaactgctaTGATCTatataggaatagcggtatataaataaattttcattcattcattcattcattaaaataCTGCAGATTTCAAGAGGCATTTTAGAAGAGGCATTCTCCTTTCTCACCCAGAAGGGAAGGCCTCTTCTAAAAGGGTGTCTACCAGGGTACATGAATGCATTATCTGCATATAAGAAGTGTGTGAGGGTTTCTTCACAATCACTTTATTCATATGCAAATCCAAGCAAGATTTCCTTAAAGCAGGTGACATCTCTATTACTGACAAAACTAGCCAAGTTAAAACACCTTCAGCTCTGATCGTCCCCAAGCTCCAAATTCATTTTAAACAGTATGCTTCCTTTTTCCAGGCTTGCATTACCTTTCTACAAAAGGGATAGAAAGTGTCTAGCCTTCTAGAGGTTCTTGGAGAGCAACTCGCATTGGCTTTAGTCAGCAGAGCCTAGAGCaaaggataatgggagttgcagcccaagaacatctggaggctgCAAGTCACCCAGGTCTGTTTTACAAGGTTGTGTAGGCCTCCTGAACAGTACATATCTGCTTCCTATGGATCATATACAACAGCAATTTAGAGAAGGGACTCTACCATTAACAGGTATCAGCCCTTATTGTGTTATCACTTACCTTGATGCCTACAATGGCACCTTTGTCCTTAATGACCTTGGTGAACTGACGGCCATCATCGGCCTTCTGGTACATAGTCTCATGGAAGAGGATGACCCCACCGATGCAAGGGTTGACACGGTCATCTGCAGTGAAAAGCAGCTGCCTGTAGAAACGGCGGTTCTCCTCAGTGTTCTCAGTGCCAATGGATTGCAGGCGCTTGGCAATGCTGCCTAGGAGGTGAAGGAGAGGACACAATGGATATTAGGCAGACAGGCTACTCTACTCATACGCACCAACCCACCACCACTTTCTCATCActcattctcctcttccttcccaacTCTTACCAGTGGATTCATCGGCAGCGAGGATGCCCTTGCCAGGTGCCACAATACGCAGAGCATTCTCTGCCAGCTCCTTCTTCTGCTCAGGAGTCAAGGCTGGGTATTGGTGAGGCATCTTGAATGACtaaactgggaaaggcaagaaaaGCGTTAACATCCTGGGCCAGGTgactctcttcctcctccgcctcccacTGTTGTTGCTTGCCTCTCCTGGCATTGCCCACATGCCAGGCCACCGACCTTGATGTGTCTGTACAAGCAGGGCA from Sceloporus undulatus isolate JIND9_A2432 ecotype Alabama chromosome 6, SceUnd_v1.1, whole genome shotgun sequence carries:
- the ALDOA gene encoding fructose-bisphosphate aldolase A, with the translated sequence MPHQYPALTPEQKKELAENALRIVAPGKGILAADESTGSIAKRLQSIGTENTEENRRFYRQLLFTADDRVNPCIGGVILFHETMYQKADDGRQFTKVIKDKGAIVGIKVDKGVVPLAGTNGETTTQGLDGLAERCAQYKKDGADFAKWRCVLKITPTTPSHLAIIENANVLARYASICQQNGIVPIVEPEILPDGDHDLKRCQYVTEKVLAAVYKALSDHHIYLEGTLLKPNMVTGGHACTHKYTPEEIAMATVTALRRTVPPAVPGITFLSGGQSEEEASMNLNAINKCPLHKPWALTFSYGRALQASALKAWSGKKENLKNAQEEYIKRALANSLACQGKYVSSGKSGAAAESLFVANHAY